One part of the Rutidosis leptorrhynchoides isolate AG116_Rl617_1_P2 chromosome 1, CSIRO_AGI_Rlap_v1, whole genome shotgun sequence genome encodes these proteins:
- the LOC139903373 gene encoding uncharacterized protein → MLPHKRKHPIEQNEKECPFRLWATNIGDEGTIQIKSLKEIHTYTRDYNLGSLVTSEWNGDKLKDRIRENPKIKLRQMHDIIMNKYSLRVTKNQCRRAKSKVVYFDVQSRSTHYTRIWDYGAAIEKTNPGSTVKIDVPTMPNGQTVFQRKVIGLDGCFLKGVATGQLLSAVGRDANNQVYPIAWTVVDIETTDNWTWFVNMLSEDLRLNNGEEVAVISDEHKGIIEAVKTVLPNGEHR, encoded by the exons ATGTTGCCACATAAAAGGAAGCATCCTATTGAACAAAATGAAAAAGAATGTCCATTTAGATTGTGGGCTACAAATATAGGAGATGAAGGAACAATtcaaatcaagtctttaaaggagatCCACACCTACACAAGAGATTATAATTTAGGGTCATTGGTGACTAGTGAATGGAATGGTGATAAGTTAAAAGATAGGATTAGAGAGAATCCAAAGATCAAGCTAAGGCAAATGCACGATATCATAATGAATAAGTATTCTTTAAGAGTTACCAAAAACCAATGTCGTAGAGCTAAGTCTAAAGTTGTTTATTTTGATGTGCAATCCAGAAGTACACATTATACTAGAATATGGGATTATGGGGCTGCTATTGAAAAAACAAACCCAGGAAGTACAGTTAAAATTGATGTTCCAACCATGCCCAATGGCCAAACTGTTTTCCAAAG GAAGGTGATTGGGTTGGATGGATGCTTCCTTAAGGGTGTTGCCACTGGTCAATTATTGAGTGCGGTTGGTAGGGATGCAAATAACCAAGTCTATCCAATTGCTTGGACAGTGGTGGATATAGAGACAACTGATAATTGGACATGGTTTGTGAATATGTTGAGTGAAGATCTTAGATTAAATAATGGTGAAGAAGTTGCTGTAATCTCAGATGAACACAAG GGGATTATTGAGGCAGTTAAAACTGTTTTGCCAAATGGAGAGCATAGATAA